One segment of Metallosphaera cuprina Ar-4 DNA contains the following:
- the map gene encoding type II methionyl aminopeptidase has protein sequence MTEDELKLVKTAGEIAAKARDLGAKLIKPGVKVIDVCESVEKAIIEHGARPAFPCNLSINQEAAHYSPIIGDEKVIPEEAIVKLDIGAHIDGYITDTAITVYLNDRMERLAEAAKDALRAAISNFKAGASLSDIGRSIEKIIKSYGYKPIRNLGGHLIRRYELHAGVFVPNVFERIPGRIQVGNTYAIEPFATDGGGEVIEGKDVTIYSLRNKNVRELDENERRLSEEIERRFRTLPFSERWLGDLGEKEEIERLLKILSKKGVLHSYPVLIEVKKGLVSQFEHTVYVDDNETTILT, from the coding sequence ATGACAGAAGACGAACTGAAGCTGGTTAAGACTGCTGGGGAGATAGCGGCTAAGGCTAGAGATCTTGGGGCTAAGCTCATCAAACCTGGAGTAAAGGTTATAGACGTATGTGAAAGCGTAGAAAAAGCTATCATAGAACATGGAGCTAGACCAGCCTTCCCTTGTAACCTTTCAATAAACCAAGAGGCGGCCCATTACAGCCCAATAATAGGAGATGAAAAAGTTATACCTGAGGAAGCTATCGTAAAACTAGACATTGGAGCGCATATAGATGGCTACATCACAGACACGGCCATAACAGTATATCTCAACGACAGAATGGAGAGGCTGGCCGAAGCCGCTAAAGATGCCTTAAGGGCGGCAATCTCAAATTTTAAAGCAGGAGCGTCCCTTTCTGATATAGGAAGGTCTATAGAAAAGATCATCAAGAGCTATGGTTACAAACCTATAAGAAATTTAGGTGGGCATTTGATTCGAAGATACGAGCTTCACGCTGGCGTTTTCGTTCCGAACGTATTTGAAAGGATACCAGGCAGAATTCAGGTTGGAAATACTTATGCGATTGAACCGTTCGCTACTGATGGTGGGGGAGAAGTTATTGAAGGAAAGGATGTGACGATCTATTCGCTTAGGAACAAAAACGTAAGAGAATTGGATGAAAATGAAAGGAGATTGAGTGAGGAAATAGAAAGGAGATTTAGAACTCTTCCTTTTAGCGAGAGATGGCTAGGCGACCTGGGAGAGAAAGAGGAGATTGAGCGTCTTTTAAAAATCTTATCTAAAAAGGGTGTACTTCATTCATATCCCGTCCTTATTGAAGTAAAGAAAGGCTTGGTTTCCCAGTTTGAACATACGGTATACGTTGACGATAATGAAACAACGATTTTAACATAG
- a CDS encoding HD domain-containing protein, with product MKRIFDEVHGTIELDDVATSLVDEPVFQRLRRIRQTSLAYIVYPGANHTRFSHSLGAYYLTEKIGKKLVKEGFISDSELNDVKIASLLHDIGQFPFSHAIESFYIKKGFSNKDLRDLILMSSFDEAIEKYGLDLKRIREILNGETLLTSLIDGDADVDRMDYLLRDSIHTGIQLGRIDLERLIFTITYNESGITVQDKGIISLENFYLSRLHMYQAVYYHKTILGYELFLTSLYSKMIEECETRLNVEDIKSMISYGTFPYWDDEWIFGSLYRCYSNSSNSTLSQMIKDFLDRRGPKVIYDEIGYGDKGDNEFKEATEKLSRVIPSDSIYPFEEIINIFDKSRIKVISKDKELSLSEYPTLLNTIPEKLVIRRVYVDRRYAEKAREML from the coding sequence ATGAAAAGAATATTTGACGAGGTACACGGTACAATTGAGTTGGATGACGTAGCCACGAGTCTTGTAGACGAACCAGTATTTCAAAGACTGAGAAGAATAAGACAAACTAGCCTGGCATATATAGTCTACCCCGGAGCAAACCACACTCGCTTTAGCCATTCTCTAGGAGCGTATTATCTTACAGAAAAGATCGGGAAAAAATTAGTAAAGGAAGGTTTTATATCAGATTCTGAGTTAAACGACGTTAAGATAGCTTCTCTTCTCCATGACATTGGTCAATTTCCATTTAGTCATGCGATAGAAAGCTTCTATATCAAGAAAGGCTTCAGTAACAAAGACCTGAGAGATCTCATTCTTATGAGTTCTTTTGACGAAGCCATCGAGAAATATGGACTTGATCTAAAGAGGATAAGAGAAATATTGAATGGAGAGACTCTCCTTACATCGCTGATAGATGGTGATGCCGACGTTGATAGAATGGACTATCTGTTGAGAGACTCTATCCATACTGGTATTCAACTAGGTAGGATAGATCTGGAAAGGTTGATATTTACAATAACTTATAATGAGAGTGGAATTACTGTACAGGATAAGGGGATAATCAGCCTTGAAAATTTTTACCTTTCAAGACTTCATATGTATCAGGCTGTATATTATCATAAGACCATCCTTGGTTATGAGTTGTTTCTTACAAGCCTGTACTCAAAGATGATAGAAGAGTGCGAAACTAGGCTAAACGTAGAAGACATTAAATCTATGATTTCCTACGGAACGTTTCCTTATTGGGATGATGAGTGGATTTTCGGATCTTTATATAGATGCTACTCAAACAGTTCTAACTCAACGTTGTCTCAAATGATTAAGGATTTTTTAGATAGGAGGGGCCCAAAAGTGATCTATGATGAGATAGGCTATGGAGATAAAGGCGATAACGAGTTCAAGGAAGCCACAGAGAAATTAAGCAGAGTTATACCATCGGATTCCATTTATCCCTTCGAAGAAATAATAAACATTTTTGACAAATCAAGGATAAAAGTAATTTCAAAAGATAAAGAACTATCGCTGAGCGAATATCCCACTTTACTAAATACAATACCAGAGAAACTTGTTATCAGAAGAGTTTATGTTGATCGGAGATATGCAGAGAAAGCAAGGGAAATGTTGTGA
- a CDS encoding glutamate--tRNA ligase translates to MNLEEIIYKYALQNAVKHDGKAQKGPVINKVFAENPELKSIAKEIVSLTEKIIEKVNSMSLEDQKRELQRYPELLEERKREERKGLPALPNVTGTVVTRFAPNPDGPIHLGNARAAILSAEYAAMYNGKFILRFDDTDPKIKKPLKEAYDWIKEDLKWLGIDWEKEFKASERMEVYYEVSKIMLEKGYAYVDLGSDEQFKSWRNSKRKGEVYPFRETPPETNLELWDKMLEGKFSEGKAVVRIKTDPNDPDPSKIDWVMFRIIDTKKNPHPITGDKYIVWPTYNFATVVDDHDFGITHILRAKEHITNSEKQRWVYNYMNWKMPVVLEYGRLKLENFMMSKSKIRGMLETGTGRDDPRLPTLAGLRRRGILPETIKEIMIHVGIKVTDATISFDNIASINRKLLDPLARRLMFVYRPMIFKLDIPKKLVAKIPLIPAKGEFREIEVEPGDEIYLDSNDVENGKSIRLMDLCNVKIEGDTARFIGQDIETARNLGFSIVQWVKKKDSVRGEVLVANPSSEIERVEGYGEEYFSKLREGDIIQLIRYGFARVDQKSEGNLIMIYSHD, encoded by the coding sequence ATGAACCTAGAGGAGATTATTTATAAATATGCCTTACAGAACGCTGTAAAACACGATGGAAAGGCACAGAAGGGTCCAGTGATCAACAAGGTATTCGCTGAAAACCCTGAGCTTAAATCCATTGCAAAGGAAATTGTTTCCTTGACGGAAAAGATAATCGAAAAAGTAAACTCAATGAGTTTAGAAGATCAGAAGAGAGAACTTCAACGATATCCTGAGCTTTTAGAGGAGAGAAAACGTGAGGAAAGGAAAGGTCTCCCAGCTCTTCCTAACGTTACTGGTACGGTTGTAACCAGATTCGCTCCTAATCCCGACGGTCCTATTCATTTAGGAAACGCTAGAGCAGCTATATTATCCGCAGAATATGCAGCTATGTACAATGGTAAGTTTATACTCAGGTTTGATGATACGGATCCTAAGATCAAGAAACCTCTGAAAGAGGCTTACGATTGGATTAAAGAGGATCTGAAGTGGTTAGGCATCGACTGGGAGAAGGAGTTTAAGGCCTCGGAAAGGATGGAGGTCTATTACGAAGTTTCAAAGATTATGCTAGAGAAAGGATACGCATACGTTGATCTAGGAAGCGACGAACAGTTTAAATCGTGGAGAAACTCTAAGCGAAAAGGAGAGGTCTATCCTTTCAGAGAGACTCCCCCCGAAACTAATCTTGAATTATGGGATAAGATGCTAGAGGGTAAATTTAGCGAAGGAAAAGCAGTAGTGAGAATTAAGACCGACCCCAACGATCCTGACCCCTCTAAAATAGATTGGGTGATGTTTAGGATAATAGACACTAAAAAGAACCCGCATCCTATTACAGGCGATAAGTACATAGTGTGGCCAACTTACAATTTCGCTACTGTGGTGGATGATCACGATTTTGGAATAACCCATATACTTAGGGCTAAGGAGCACATTACCAATTCGGAAAAGCAGAGATGGGTATATAACTATATGAACTGGAAGATGCCAGTTGTTTTAGAATACGGTAGATTAAAACTGGAAAACTTTATGATGAGTAAATCTAAAATCAGAGGTATGCTAGAAACAGGAACCGGTAGAGACGATCCTAGGTTGCCAACTCTAGCCGGTCTAAGGAGAAGAGGGATTTTGCCAGAGACAATCAAAGAAATTATGATTCACGTAGGCATCAAGGTTACTGATGCCACAATAAGCTTTGATAACATAGCTTCGATAAATAGGAAGTTGTTAGATCCTCTTGCTAGGAGGCTGATGTTCGTATATAGGCCTATGATTTTCAAATTAGATATTCCAAAGAAACTCGTGGCTAAGATACCTCTAATTCCTGCCAAAGGAGAGTTCAGAGAAATAGAAGTGGAACCAGGCGATGAGATTTACCTCGATTCTAATGATGTGGAGAATGGGAAGAGTATTAGACTTATGGATTTATGCAATGTCAAAATAGAAGGAGACACGGCTAGATTCATAGGCCAGGATATTGAAACGGCTAGGAATCTTGGCTTTAGCATTGTCCAATGGGTGAAGAAGAAAGATAGCGTAAGGGGCGAGGTTCTAGTAGCCAATCCTAGTAGTGAGATTGAACGTGTAGAAGGATATGGAGAGGAGTACTTTAGCAAACTGAGAGAAGGAGATATTATTCAGCTCATAAGGTACGGGTTTGCGAGAGTTGATCAAAAGAGTGAAGGAAATTTAATCATGATATATTCACATGATTAG
- a CDS encoding DUF1512 domain-containing protein, with product MNGLIIALAQTSQGQSGAALAFSYIFYIFFIALLALSFFPGVQQKTQIMFLSRDVEQKLQMIEGYLKDSRSLTEKLLKDKGFPDPKAFIDRVIDRFVIDPVSVEPTDIINRMKLLMRTNEDTVRNMITSINPNIDPMTRSQIEISTEVVNALNLIYKVIRHYLIMAKKLNSIMIMYQLQMVAPIYVKYAEAYAKAQKVFLQGIPIGDGLGPFVASRLLMKADQKFTVSRDTVAGSIELEGRKVIVVKAEGPMATVGTPGEGVQNVIEREGGRVSRIITVDAALKLEGEETGSVAEGMGVAMGDPGPEKIAIERVAVKYGIPIDAVIVKMSMEEAITEMRKEVYLAADKALEYVRRIILERTKPGSTVVLVGVGNTAGIAQ from the coding sequence ATGAATGGATTAATTATAGCTCTTGCCCAAACAAGCCAGGGTCAAAGCGGAGCAGCTTTGGCGTTCTCGTACATATTTTATATATTTTTCATAGCTCTATTAGCCCTTTCATTTTTCCCAGGAGTACAACAAAAAACTCAAATAATGTTCCTAAGTAGAGATGTAGAACAAAAACTTCAAATGATAGAGGGATATCTGAAAGACTCCAGGAGTTTGACTGAGAAACTATTAAAGGATAAGGGGTTTCCTGATCCAAAGGCTTTCATTGATAGGGTTATAGATAGGTTCGTTATAGATCCTGTGTCGGTAGAGCCGACAGACATAATTAATAGGATGAAGTTACTGATGAGGACCAATGAGGACACAGTAAGAAACATGATAACTTCAATAAATCCCAATATTGATCCTATGACGAGAAGCCAAATTGAAATATCTACGGAGGTTGTAAACGCGCTGAACTTAATTTACAAGGTGATAAGACATTACCTAATAATGGCTAAGAAATTAAACAGTATAATGATAATGTACCAACTTCAAATGGTCGCACCCATTTACGTTAAATATGCAGAGGCTTACGCTAAAGCCCAAAAGGTGTTCTTACAAGGCATACCTATAGGGGACGGCTTAGGTCCGTTTGTGGCTTCTAGACTCTTAATGAAGGCAGATCAAAAGTTTACAGTAAGTAGGGATACAGTAGCGGGATCTATAGAGTTAGAAGGTAGGAAAGTGATAGTGGTGAAAGCCGAAGGACCCATGGCTACGGTTGGAACTCCAGGAGAAGGAGTACAGAACGTAATTGAAAGAGAAGGAGGCAGAGTATCCAGGATAATAACTGTTGACGCTGCACTAAAGTTAGAAGGAGAGGAAACTGGATCTGTAGCTGAGGGAATGGGTGTTGCAATGGGAGATCCAGGACCTGAAAAAATCGCAATAGAGAGAGTTGCTGTAAAATATGGAATTCCAATAGATGCAGTGATCGTAAAAATGAGTATGGAGGAGGCTATTACGGAAATGAGAAAGGAAGTCTATTTAGCTGCTGATAAGGCCTTAGAATACGTAAGGAGAATTATCTTGGAAAGGACAAAGCCTGGTAGTACTGTAGTACTAGTTGGAGTCGGTAATACGGCTGGAATAGCTCAGTGA
- a CDS encoding phosphoglycolate phosphatase, giving the protein MIRLLLTDLDGTITIDRGSYILDLNAIESLRRAEKSGIKVAIVSGNSYPVLRGLQNYLGFSGGIVAENGCLVFYQGVTIRTCEVVPRSLVSEFAKTFNLKESWQNEFRKSDFGYTPAIITDEMIEWANQRGLMISSSGYALHLSGKPGGKGVGVRKLLDIMNLNENQVAAVGDSKTDIDMFKYAAIKAAVSNADQDLIKSANVVLKLKSGNGITELVNMLLR; this is encoded by the coding sequence GTGATAAGATTACTCCTAACTGATCTAGATGGAACAATAACGATCGATAGAGGTTCCTATATCTTAGATTTAAACGCTATCGAGTCTTTGAGGAGAGCAGAGAAATCTGGAATCAAGGTAGCAATAGTTAGTGGTAACTCATATCCAGTTCTACGTGGATTACAAAATTATCTAGGATTTTCGGGTGGTATTGTTGCAGAGAATGGATGTTTGGTGTTTTATCAAGGTGTGACAATAAGGACCTGTGAAGTTGTACCTAGAAGTTTAGTTTCTGAATTCGCTAAGACCTTTAACCTCAAAGAGAGTTGGCAAAATGAATTTAGAAAATCAGACTTCGGATACACTCCTGCTATAATAACTGACGAGATGATAGAGTGGGCCAACCAGAGAGGACTTATGATAAGCTCTAGCGGTTACGCTTTACATCTATCTGGAAAACCAGGAGGGAAGGGCGTTGGAGTTAGGAAATTGCTTGATATAATGAACCTTAATGAAAACCAAGTGGCTGCTGTTGGAGACTCAAAAACTGATATTGACATGTTTAAATATGCAGCTATAAAGGCTGCAGTCTCCAATGCGGATCAAGATCTCATAAAAAGTGCTAACGTTGTACTTAAATTAAAAAGTGGGAACGGAATTACTGAGCTTGTGAACATGTTACTGAGATGA
- the rpl7ae gene encoding 50S ribosomal protein L7Ae codes for MAKPSYVKFDVPPELAEKALEALKKAKETGKIRKGTNEATKAVERGNAKLVIIAEDVQPEEIVAHLPPLCEEKKISYIYVPTKKGIGEACGLQVGAAAAAITDPGQGKDILDEVIKRVSELIGKS; via the coding sequence ATGGCAAAACCATCTTATGTAAAATTTGATGTTCCGCCTGAATTGGCGGAGAAAGCTCTTGAAGCCCTTAAGAAAGCAAAAGAGACGGGAAAGATAAGAAAGGGTACAAACGAAGCTACAAAGGCTGTAGAGAGAGGAAATGCAAAGTTAGTAATCATAGCAGAAGATGTCCAACCTGAGGAAATAGTAGCCCATTTACCTCCATTATGCGAAGAGAAGAAAATATCCTACATTTACGTACCAACTAAGAAAGGAATTGGAGAAGCTTGCGGGCTACAGGTAGGTGCTGCTGCGGCTGCTATAACTGATCCAGGACAAGGAAAAGATATACTTGATGAGGTAATTAAGAGAGTGTCTGAACTAATCGGCAAATCCTAA
- the pheS gene encoding phenylalanine--tRNA ligase subunit alpha, with protein MLSENELKIIQFLKERKKATTDEISEGTNLPLSSIFSNIANLEAKGVIKQISSEVKKRVKLTEEGERRLREGLPEDKLISILGGRETKVHEIKERLGKDFEIGLGWAKRKGLISIEGDLIRPKVERFTSPEYVGLVEISQGKIPNESILDTLVKRKLVEVKEERVIRVELVKDVEVKPVELYLTHEMLSTGTWRNYEFKPYNVDAQPPFFPLGKTHYFRDFIEKVKDLMITLGFTEVVGGYVEMEFFNFDMLFQAQDHPAREIHDSFVVEGQGKLPSQDLVRKVKEAHERWWRYLWNEDNAKRLVLRSQTTAVTARVLSEGERRRKVFTIGKVFRPDAIDATHLIEFHQMDGLVIEEGFTFKDLLSTLRDIFQGLGIKKLKFKPGYFPFTEPSVEIYGYIESLGWKEMAGAGLLRKEVTEPAGVYLPAGAWGIGIDRLAMSFLGVQDIRDLYSWDIEYLRNKRVI; from the coding sequence ATGTTAAGTGAAAACGAATTAAAAATTATTCAGTTTCTAAAGGAGAGAAAGAAGGCTACTACCGACGAAATCAGTGAAGGTACAAATCTTCCTTTGAGTTCAATTTTTAGCAATATTGCCAACCTTGAAGCTAAAGGTGTAATAAAGCAGATTTCGTCTGAGGTGAAAAAGAGGGTTAAACTCACAGAGGAAGGAGAGCGTAGATTACGTGAAGGTCTTCCAGAGGATAAGCTTATCTCCATTTTAGGAGGAAGGGAGACAAAAGTTCATGAGATTAAGGAAAGGCTAGGTAAGGATTTTGAGATAGGGTTAGGATGGGCAAAAAGAAAGGGGTTGATTTCGATTGAAGGGGACCTTATCAGACCTAAGGTAGAAAGATTTACTTCGCCTGAATATGTGGGGCTAGTGGAGATATCTCAGGGGAAAATTCCAAATGAGTCTATCCTAGACACTCTAGTAAAAAGGAAGCTGGTCGAAGTTAAAGAGGAGAGGGTGATCAGAGTAGAACTGGTAAAAGATGTTGAGGTCAAACCTGTAGAACTTTATTTGACTCACGAGATGCTCTCTACGGGTACATGGAGGAACTACGAGTTTAAACCTTATAACGTTGATGCACAACCTCCGTTCTTCCCTCTTGGAAAAACTCACTATTTTAGAGACTTTATTGAAAAGGTAAAGGACTTGATGATAACTCTAGGCTTCACGGAGGTCGTAGGAGGTTATGTGGAGATGGAGTTCTTTAACTTTGATATGCTTTTCCAGGCTCAGGACCATCCAGCTAGAGAGATCCATGACTCTTTTGTCGTCGAAGGTCAAGGAAAACTTCCTAGCCAGGATTTAGTAAGAAAAGTTAAAGAGGCTCATGAGAGGTGGTGGAGGTACTTATGGAATGAAGATAATGCAAAGAGGTTAGTTTTACGTAGTCAAACAACGGCTGTTACTGCTAGGGTGCTCTCAGAAGGTGAAAGGAGGAGAAAGGTGTTCACTATAGGAAAGGTATTTAGACCTGACGCTATTGACGCCACTCATTTAATTGAATTCCATCAGATGGATGGATTAGTAATTGAGGAAGGGTTCACTTTCAAAGACTTACTCTCTACTTTAAGAGATATTTTTCAAGGTTTAGGAATTAAAAAGTTGAAGTTCAAACCTGGATATTTTCCATTTACTGAACCTAGTGTAGAAATATATGGTTACATTGAATCCCTGGGTTGGAAAGAGATGGCAGGAGCTGGGCTTCTAAGGAAGGAGGTTACGGAACCTGCAGGTGTTTATTTGCCTGCAGGCGCTTGGGGGATAGGCATAGATAGACTAGCTATGTCATTCCTAGGGGTTCAGGATATAAGAGACCTCTACTCTTGGGATATAGAATATTTAAGGAATAAAAGGGTGATATAA
- the pheT gene encoding phenylalanine--tRNA ligase subunit beta — translation MPTININKWILKDLTGLNEQELEEYLFRLKSEVSPLNEDEYSIEVNADRLDMLSLGGIVRALKGITEQELGEPRYIVKETDYSLEVGDVPSRPYALACVVYNVKLDPEVYLKELIQFQEKLHDTIGRKRKKVAIGIHDLEKVKSKRIQYRLVPYSAKFVPLGQDKEMSVDEVSRNTYQGKQYSQISMRDGYSPAIVDEEGILSLPPVINSERTRVTSRTKSLLLDVTGTNLDSVVQTMDLIATGLAELGAEIGIVKIEGIEIGRSPVLRHDTVYARLADIRERLGINLSGDQVVKLLRKMRMEAEVRGDSVVVNVPPYRVDIMNYTDIAEDVGMAYGYENFDLEKSRVYETGHLFSITSLYRKLRISLVGAGFVEVYSLNLIKSSYQKGEYVKISNPISIEYDSIRNSLAWNSLLFLSRNQHSRFPVRIFEIGDVVRRDNAKDTGYTNETMLSVAIMDSRVSYEMLQAPIHQVLLNLTGTVPSYKAKDNDLFIRGRSAEIWLGYEKIGILGEINPSVLNEFGLVYPVLFSEISLNVLEEVMKP, via the coding sequence ATGCCTACCATAAATATAAACAAATGGATCTTAAAGGACCTAACAGGGTTAAATGAGCAGGAATTAGAAGAGTATTTATTCAGACTTAAATCAGAAGTCTCTCCATTAAACGAGGACGAATACTCGATAGAGGTAAACGCAGATCGCCTTGATATGTTAAGTCTGGGCGGTATTGTAAGAGCTTTAAAAGGAATTACCGAACAAGAATTAGGTGAGCCTCGTTACATCGTTAAAGAAACTGATTATTCACTAGAGGTAGGTGACGTACCATCAAGACCTTATGCTCTAGCCTGTGTGGTTTATAACGTTAAATTAGATCCGGAAGTTTACTTAAAAGAATTGATACAATTTCAAGAGAAACTACATGACACTATAGGAAGGAAGAGAAAGAAGGTAGCTATAGGAATACATGATCTTGAGAAAGTTAAAAGTAAAAGAATCCAGTATCGGTTAGTACCATACTCAGCCAAGTTCGTTCCACTAGGTCAAGATAAGGAGATGAGCGTTGATGAAGTTTCCCGGAACACCTATCAAGGGAAACAGTACTCTCAAATTTCCATGAGGGATGGATATTCCCCTGCGATAGTGGACGAGGAGGGGATATTAAGTTTGCCACCAGTAATAAATTCTGAAAGAACTAGAGTAACTAGCCGCACTAAGTCCCTATTATTAGACGTAACAGGAACTAACCTAGACTCAGTCGTTCAAACTATGGACTTGATCGCTACGGGTCTTGCAGAATTAGGCGCAGAGATAGGCATAGTGAAAATAGAAGGAATTGAAATTGGAAGGTCCCCAGTCTTAAGACACGATACCGTTTACGCTAGGTTAGCTGACATTAGAGAAAGGCTAGGGATCAATTTGTCTGGAGATCAAGTGGTAAAACTGCTCAGGAAAATGAGAATGGAGGCAGAAGTAAGGGGAGATAGTGTCGTGGTTAATGTTCCTCCCTATAGAGTTGATATAATGAACTATACCGATATAGCTGAGGACGTAGGTATGGCGTACGGTTATGAGAATTTCGATTTGGAAAAGTCTAGAGTTTATGAGACAGGCCACCTATTTTCAATAACCTCGTTATATAGAAAGCTTAGGATTTCTCTAGTTGGTGCAGGCTTCGTAGAGGTTTATTCTCTTAATCTTATCAAATCTTCATATCAGAAAGGAGAATATGTGAAAATTTCTAACCCTATATCAATTGAGTACGATTCCATAAGAAACTCACTAGCCTGGAACAGCCTTCTCTTTCTTTCAAGAAATCAACATTCGAGGTTTCCTGTCAGGATATTTGAGATAGGGGATGTAGTAAGGAGAGACAACGCCAAGGACACAGGCTACACTAACGAAACAATGTTATCAGTAGCCATTATGGACAGTAGAGTAAGCTATGAAATGCTTCAAGCTCCAATCCATCAGGTTTTACTGAATTTAACTGGAACAGTTCCATCTTATAAAGCAAAAGATAATGACTTGTTCATCAGAGGTCGATCTGCAGAAATATGGTTAGGCTATGAAAAGATAGGAATTTTAGGTGAAATAAACCCATCAGTCTTAAATGAATTTGGCTTAGTTTATCCAGTTCTATTTTCTGAGATTAGTTTGAACGTCTTGGAGGAGGTAATGAAGCCTTGA
- a CDS encoding metal-dependent hydrolase, whose amino-acid sequence MSQIRWLGHAAVEISMMGKRIVIDPLIKDNPMSPIKLDYLKGINLVGITHDHYDHLGDSVEILNMNPNSKLFATFDLEMYLVNQFKIREEQVIPANIGSFVEYDGVKLALTKAVHSSEHSDPTGIIISDGNKTIYHAGDTGLFEDMKLIGQIFQPDYVLLPIGGRFTMDPKQAALALDMLKPRKAAIPIHYNTWDMIRVDPGEFVKGAKERGYEAVLLQPGQSIEL is encoded by the coding sequence ATGTCACAAATCAGGTGGTTAGGTCACGCAGCAGTGGAAATCTCGATGATGGGGAAGAGGATCGTGATTGATCCTCTTATAAAGGATAACCCGATGTCTCCGATAAAGTTAGACTATCTAAAAGGAATAAACCTGGTAGGTATAACTCACGATCATTATGATCATCTAGGCGATTCGGTAGAAATACTGAATATGAACCCAAACTCGAAACTTTTTGCCACGTTTGATTTAGAAATGTATTTAGTTAATCAATTCAAAATTAGAGAGGAACAAGTCATCCCGGCAAATATAGGAAGTTTTGTAGAGTATGATGGAGTAAAGCTTGCTTTGACTAAGGCCGTGCATTCTAGCGAACACAGTGATCCAACTGGAATAATAATATCTGATGGAAATAAAACTATATATCATGCAGGAGATACGGGCCTATTTGAAGACATGAAATTGATAGGCCAGATATTTCAACCTGATTATGTTCTTTTGCCCATAGGGGGGAGATTTACTATGGATCCTAAACAGGCAGCGTTAGCACTAGATATGCTTAAACCTAGGAAGGCTGCTATCCCTATTCATTATAATACTTGGGACATGATTAGAGTTGATCCAGGTGAGTTTGTAAAGGGAGCTAAGGAGAGAGGATACGAAGCTGTACTGTTACAACCTGGACAGTCAATAGAGTTGTAG
- a CDS encoding MraY family glycosyltransferase, which yields MLELLIPILITVLVTLITTRWTINASKEKGFVGVDVNKLEKPKVPILGGIGILAGFVGGNFALIVIDQKFTGIITAVLVSSLIIGFIGMLDDVFNLKQSLRAVTPVFASVPLAIYSVGHSTISIPFIGPVNFGLLYYILIIPAALTITSNAFNMLEGLNGLGVGMGIIMALTLTLLGLRGKGVTFVSGEMALILAVSLLTFLYFNKYPAKIFLGNIGTYLIGSAIGAIGISGYFLTALAFLFIPYVIEFILKARTKFKGVSFGNVNEDGTLSWTEYPNSITHVIMKMGRFKEYQIVAIIWGIEIIMAILAFIFQITVIKL from the coding sequence TACTGTTTTGGTAACACTTATTACAACAAGGTGGACAATAAACGCGTCAAAAGAAAAGGGATTTGTAGGTGTTGATGTGAACAAATTAGAGAAACCCAAAGTTCCTATACTGGGAGGTATCGGAATATTAGCTGGATTTGTAGGAGGTAATTTCGCCTTAATCGTAATAGATCAAAAGTTCACTGGAATTATAACGGCGGTTTTAGTATCATCTCTAATAATCGGCTTCATAGGAATGTTAGACGATGTTTTTAATCTTAAACAGTCCTTGAGGGCCGTCACTCCTGTTTTCGCCTCCGTTCCTTTAGCTATATACAGTGTTGGTCACTCTACTATATCGATACCGTTCATTGGTCCAGTAAATTTTGGCTTATTATATTATATATTAATAATTCCTGCAGCTCTAACTATAACCTCTAACGCGTTTAATATGTTAGAAGGGCTAAACGGATTAGGAGTAGGAATGGGAATAATTATGGCGCTCACTCTAACTCTATTAGGCCTTAGAGGTAAAGGTGTTACCTTTGTGTCAGGAGAAATGGCATTAATCCTCGCAGTATCTTTGCTTACATTCCTATATTTCAATAAATATCCTGCTAAGATATTTCTCGGTAACATAGGCACCTATCTTATAGGTTCTGCGATAGGTGCCATTGGAATAAGCGGGTACTTTCTTACTGCATTAGCATTTCTTTTCATTCCTTACGTGATTGAATTTATATTAAAAGCAAGAACAAAATTTAAGGGGGTTTCATTTGGTAATGTAAATGAAGATGGGACCCTATCGTGGACCGAATATCCTAATTCAATAACTCACGTAATTATGAAGATGGGAAGATTTAAGGAATATCAGATAGTTGCCATTATATGGGGTATAGAAATAATAATGGCTATCCTTGCGTTCATATTTCAAATAACAGTAATAAAACTTTAA